CCGGCTAATGCAGTTGAAGCAATTCGTGAATGTGAACTTGATGTAATTGAAGGATGCGACTTTTTAATGGTTAAACCGGCACTTCCATATTTGGATGTTGTTCGCATGGTCCGTGATGAGTTCATGTTGCCTTTAGTTGCTTATAATGTAAGTGGAGAGTATGCAATGATTGTGGCAGCTATTGAAAAAGGATTTTTAACCGAAAAAGCAATCACCGAATCATTACTTTCAATTAAAAGGGCTGGAGCAGATTTAATAATCACTAATTTCGCATCTTATTTGCTCTTGAATGATGTGATAGAATGAATGCAGATGAGATTGCAAAAATTGCTCAAATTGCATCTGCACTTGAAGTAAGTGGATATCCAAAGCCGGGTAATGTTCATAGAACTCGTAATTATGATGATATGGTTTTTGAAGACTTTTTGATAAGTGGAATTGTAATTGGAGATACTATTCGTGAAGCATGTACAAATGTTGATGTTAAGAATCCACAATTGGGCAAATACATCTTACAGGCAGTTGGCGAAACTGATGGATGGATTAAAAACAACACAAATTTGGGCATTGTTATGATGCTGATGCCAATTGCTGTTGCATCGGCCGTTAGTGATTCATTTGAGGATATACGTGAAAATATTAAATTGCTGATGAGCAATACTTCCGTTGATGATGCATGTGATTTATATGATGCAATCAATATTGCAGATGCCGGAGGGATGGGTGCTCAGGATGAATATGATGTTGCAAGTGATGATGCTAAAAGGGAATTGAGAGAGAATAATCAAAGCATGTTTGATGTGTTAAAAATCTCAGCTCCATGGGATATGATTGCACGTGAAATGACTGATGATATGCCGGCTGTTTTTGAAGTTGGATATCCTGTTTATCACAAGTTGAAACAGGAAAAATCTCAAAATGAAGCTTGTATTTTAACATTCTTAACCATATTGTCCCATATTCCGGATACTTTAATTTCAAGAAAATATGGGTCAGATGAAGCTTTAAAAATATCAATGATGACTCGTGATGTTCTTAAATTAGAAGGTAGCGAAGACTTTATGGATATGGTCAAAGAATTCGATGACTATTTATTTGAAAATCATTATAATCCAGGCACTACTGCGGATTTAACTGCAGCATCAATTTTTGTAAGTTATTTGAAATCAAACTTCAGGTAATTTTAACAAAATCAGTATATGTTGAATATGTTTTTGGATTTTGTATTGATGAACAGGGATATTGTTGAAACAAATATTGATGGATTATACTGATAAAAGAGTATTGTACTTGAATTAAGAAATGATTGGCATTATGGGGAGGTTTTAAAATGGCAGAAAAAATAGCTTTAGCATCATGTAATGGCATGAGTTCAAATGGATTAGTATCACGTGTGGCTGTCGGGGATTGTAAAAAACAGAATGAAGATGTGATTTCAATATGCATGGGTTCAACTTCAGCGGATGTTGATGGATTTAATGATGGAATGCTTAAAAAATTCCCTATTGTTGCCATAAATGGTTGTGCTAATGGATGTGTTAATAAAATTTTAGAAAATAAGGGAATTGATGTAGCTAGGACAATTGGTGTTGGCGAAGTTTTAAAAGATCATGGACTATCTTCAAATAATCCTTTCAGATTAGACGGTGAAGGGGAGGAATGTGTTAAAATTATCGTTGATGAATTAAATAAAACAATTGATTCGATTGATTGATTTTTCTTTTAAAGTGCTTCGATTATCACTATCTTTATAAATTACTTAAAACATAAATTGTCTTGTTATTAATCTTAATATATGGTGTCTAAATGAGTGAGGATATTAAAAAAACCATTAGTGAATTACATATTTATGAAAAAAAACTGTTAAAAGAATTAGAGGCGAATACAGAAGCAACTCCTGGTGAAATTGCTGAAAATTCTGGTATGGATATTAAATCTGTTATGAGCGCATCAGGTTCTCTTGCTTCAAAAGATATTATTGAAGTAAATAAGAATGTTCAGGAAACTTATTTCTTAACTGACGATGGGATTAGATATGCTAACGAAGGCCTTCCCGAAAGAAAAATTTTAGATGTTTTAGCTACCAAAGGCTCAATCGGCATGAAAGACTTAGTTAGTGAAACTAATATCGAAAAAAAAGAAAAGGGCATTGCTATTGGTTGGCTGCGCCGTAAAAATTGGGCTCAAATTGATAATGGCGTAGTTAACATTACAGACACAGGTAAGGATTTTGCCTCTAAGGTTGGTGTTGATGAAAAGGTATTGGTGTATCTTAAAGCTAATGCTGGAGGGGTAAAAAGTTTCAGTGATGATTTAATTGACGGTTTTAAAAAGTTAAAAGGTAGGAAAAATATTTTAGATATTAAAAAAGAAACCTCACATTCATTTAAAATCTTACCTAATGGAAATGCTATCTTAAAACAAGGTTTTGAAATTAAAAAACAAGCTACTCAATTAACTCATGAACATTTGAAAGAAGGGGAATGGAAAAGCTTAGAATATCGTCCATACGATATCAATGCAGAATCCCCGGCAATATTCGCTGGTAAAAAGCATCCCTTAAGGGTAATTATTGATGAAATTCGTGAAATCTTTTTAAACATGGGTTTTTCAGAAGACAATGGTGAATATGTGGAATCCGCATTTTGGAACTTTGATTCACTTTTCCAACCACAAGATCATGCTGCTCGTGAAATGCAAGATACGTTTTATCTCAAAAATCCATTAACATGTGATTTGCCTGATGATGATTTAGTAAAACTTACAGCTGAAACTCATGAAAATGGAGGCATGACAGGTTCTATTGGTTGGAAATATGATTGGAGTGAAGATATTGCACGTCAAAGTGTCTTAAGGACCCATACAACAGGAATATCTACTAAACATTTATTTGAACATGAACCTCCAATTAAAATGTTTTCAGTAGGAAGGGTATTTAGAAGAGAAACTTTTGATTATAAACATTTGCCTGAATTTCACCAGGTTGAAGGGCTTGTGTGTGATGAGAAAATAAGCTATCAGAATCTTTTGGGCACTTTAAAGGAATTCTATAAAAAATTGGGATTTGAAGTAAGATTCCGGCCCGCTTACTTCCCTTATACTTATCTTTCAACAGAAACCGAAATCTATTTGGAGGAAAAAGAAAGCTGGATTGAACTTGGTGGTGCGGGAATGTTTAGGCCGGAAGTATTAAAACCCTTAGGAATTAATCAGCCAGCTTTAGCATTTGGTTTGGGTATTGAAAGGCTTGCTATGATTAGATATGATGTGGAAGACATCCGTATGCTTTATAAAAGTGATATTAAATGGCTTCGTGAGTTGCCTATTGTCAATGGGGTTCGTTTATAATGTCAATTAAACTAGTTTCTTGGAATGTAAATGGTATTAGGGCAGTTTCCAAAAAAGAAGAATTCTGGGACTGGTTTGACAATACTGATGCAGATATTATTAACTTTCAGGAAGTAAGGGCAACAGAAGATAAAATCCCTAAGAAATTAGCTGATGTTGATGGATTTCATCAGCACTTTAATGAAGCTGAAAAGAAAGGATACAGTGGCGTTGGAACATACTCTAAAATCGAACCTGTTGATGTAGCATATGGTTTAGGGGTTGAAGAGCTGGACCGTGAAGGAAGAATATTGAAAATCGCATATCCTGACTTCATGTTATATAACATTTACTTTCCAAATAGTGGAATGAATGCTAAAAGACTGGATTTTAAGGTTGATTTCTGCAATGCTTTACTAGAACAGTTGGTTGAACTTAAAAATGAAGGTAAGAACCTAGTTATCACAGGGGATTATAATATTGCTCACAATCCAATCGACGTATACAATCCTAAAAACTGCGAAGGCAAATCAGGATATTTGCCGGAAGAAAGGGCATGGTTAGACCAACTGGAGGGGGCAGGTTTTGTTGATACTTTCAGGATGTTTGATGAAGGTGAAAATAACTTTACTTGGTGGAGCTATAGAACCCGTGCACGTGAAAGAAACGCTGGATGGAGACTGGACTACTTTTATGTTAATGAAGAAATGAAAGAAAACGTAAAATCAGCAAAAATTCTATCAGACATTTATGGTTCAGATCACTGTCCTGTAACCTTGGAATTGGAATTTTAAGATTTGGCGATTATAAGATTGTGTTTACATCACCAATATTATCTATTATGGTTATATCTAGTTTTTCTTTTTTAATGTAGGCTCTGTCATCTTCAGTAACATCGGAATTTACAAGGATTGCACTCATTCCAGCATTAACGGCGCCAAGTGCATCTTCTTTAAATTTGTTTCCAATCATAAGTGATTTTTCAGGGTTGCCTTTCATTTTTCTAAGTGCTACATCGTAAATTAACTTGTTTGGCTTGTTTTTTCCAACCTCTTCAGATGTAATGACCTCATCGAAAAATGAATGGATGTTGAGCCTTACTAGCTTTTCCCATTGCTTAATGGTTATTCCATTAGAGATTACTGCAAGACGATATCCTTGACTTTTAAGGTAGATTAATGTGTCTATGGTTTCTGGAAATGGCCTTAACAATGCCATTTTAACATTATGGTATGTAACCATCCCAAGAGCAACTAGCATAGGGTCTTCATGGCCTAAAACAACTTGAGTTAGTACATTAAAGTGTTTGCCATAATTGGATCCTTTTTCACGGATAATTGTTTTTAAAACACCATATGCTTCATCTTTATCAAGAGGTAAACCGTTATCTACCATCAATCCTATAGCTGCTTTTCTTGCAGTTTCAGCAAAATCTGAAGTGTCAAGCAATGTACCGTCTACATCGAAAAATACAACACGTTCATCATCATTTTTAATCATATGATTTTAATTATTGTCTTGGAAATATTTAAATTTTTAGAAAAATGCATCTAGGCTTTGCTGGACTTCACCTTTTGCCATGTCCTGCAAGTCTTTTTTACTATATCCAAATGAATACATAATCCTTTCAACTGCTGGAATCAACTGGTTATTGATATAATACTCTTTATCATAGTCATAACCTTCACTGTACTCGTATGGAACTGCTCTTTGACTGATGGTTCCTTTTCCTTTCACAATAATGTATTGGATGATGGTTCCGCGGGATACTTTAACTCCATGTTCCTCAATTCTTTGAGCGGCAACAACATGTGGACCAATCTGCTTGTATTGGTTTAATGGTTTGGTTATTTGAGTGTGGATGATGAGTTCTTTTTTATCAACTTCACCTTTTCTTATTCGTTTTAAGACTTTTTTAACTTCACCAATAGCTTTATTGGAATCCCCTTCTTTTAAAATGGCCATTAAAATAGATTCCTGGGTTTTCTTTACAATAGGCGCCCAATCTCTTCTAACTAACTCTAATCCCTTAGCTATAATTTCTCCATCTTCAATTACAGCATATCTTTTTTTGCTTACAAAGAATCCTCTTCTGTAAAATCCTTCGTATTCAAGCTCCATGCTTTCGGGAAGATTTGAGTTAAGATACTTTAAGAATTTTTGAGCTTGTGCTTTAATTTCAGCTTCAAGTTCTAATTGTTCTTTTGTTTCAACAGCCATTTCGACACCTTAATTTTAATATATCTTTTGTTGTTATAATACTTTTCTAAATCAATTTTTTAAAGTAATTTCAATTTAATTGCTTTTATATGGTAATATCGGCCTTAAAAATTTATTTTAATACTTTTAAAATGCTCTAGGGCATTCTTTATAAGTCATGTTGATTATACTATATGTGAGGTTTGATATTATGAAAAAACGATTGATTTCAAGCTATGATGAAAAAAACGACACTTTTGTTGGAAAACTTCAGGAAGAATCTGGATACTATGTGGACTATGAAATATCTGATGGGATTTACATGGGAATTAACAATTTCAATTTGCCTTCAGCAATATTCATTCCAAATGCATCTAAAGTCCTGAACATTTCCAAATCAGTTTTAGAAAGTCCCGACGTATTGATAAATATTAAATGTGATGATATTTCATTGTCATTTAAGATGTTTATTGAAAATTTAAAAATATTTTCAGCAATATGCAGAAACAACTTTGACATTCCAAATATAAATTATGAGATGGACAGCAACTTTTAAGTTGGAGATAATTGTTTTGCGAAAGATTTTAAATTGTAACCTATTTCGGGTTATTCCTTTTTTTTATTTTTGGAGATGGCCACAGGATTTGTATATGTCAGTAATATTAAATAATCGTGATGAGATCTGGTATATTTTCCTATTTAAACGCTTGACCACACACATGGAAAATACTAATGATGATGAAACCGAAAATGACCTCCTAAAAATGTTTAAGTCGTTTCAACCTGAAATCACTATTTAAATACCTGATTGATAGCTTCTAAATCACTCAAGTTTTTCAAATAGCTTATCTTTAATTAACTTTTAAATATAACTTAAATTTAATAGTAATATAAGTTAGGAGATGATATAAATGAAAGATCCAAAAATCGATATTAACTCTGGAGATGAAATTGTTATTGTCGTACCTGAAGGAGCTGTTAAAGATGGCGAATTAGAAATAGATTTAGATGAATTGGGTATTGATATAGAACAATTAGATGAAACTGTTAATATTGTAATTCAGGTTGAAGGTGAAGATTTCATTGAAACAGAACTATTAGATGATGACGATTTTCCTGATGAACCGAATGAATGGTACTTTGATGATGACCCATATGGGATTGTTTATTACGAATTTCCGGAATAATGGCGAGGAGTAGTTATATGGCAAAAGAAATTCCATATTATATTCTTGATGGTGAAGACAAATTCGAATGTATTGCTTCAGATGGACAAGCATATATTGATGATGAAGATTTAAGAAATTTATTAATAGATATTTTGGGCGATAAAGTTTCACATGATGACATTCAAAAAATTCTTGATGCTGCATCTGATGAAAACATGTCTGAAAAAGAATTCGATAAGTTAGTTGATGAGTTTATTTTAAAAAATTCTAATTAAAACTTCTATTTTTAGCCAAAAAAATAAAACATTTATATATGATGATGAAGTAATATTTTATTATCATTATTCTTTAAGGCTCTTTTTTGCTCTCAAAAATTAGGCTGTTATCTTTCTTGCTTACGGTTTAATTGAAAAGAGACTTACAGACAGCGATTATTATATTATATATTATATTTATTAGGTGAAATAATGGCAATTTCTCAAGGAAAATCAACAAGAAGTCCATCAGGTGCAAGAAATGTTGCACACCGTGGAAAAAGGAAATCCGAATTAGGAAGAGATCCTGCTGAAACTAGGGTAGATGAAAAAAGATTAAGAAAAATCAGAACCCGTGGCGGAAACGAAAAACTCAGATTAGCTACAGGTAATAAAATCAACGTTACAGATGCCGATGGTAAAACCAAAGTTACAGATGTCTTAGGAGTAATTGAAAACAGAGCTAACCCTAACTACGTAAGAAGGAACATCATTACCAAAGGTGCTATCGTAGAAACTCCTGAAGGCAATGCTAAAGTTACATCTAGACCTGGTCAAGACGGTGTTATCAACGGAATTTTAATTTAAAGATTTTTATCTTTAAATACTCTTTTTTTACTATCTTTTTAAATTTATATACTTGTTTTTACATATATTTCCATGTCAATTATTTAATTGGGAGATATAATGTCAGAAGATAAAATCAATATGAATCATGGTGCTGGCGGAGAAGTGATGGCTAATTTAATAGCCGGCACAGTTCTAGATAATATCACTAAAAAAAGTGTAAATGGTGGAATTAGTCTAGATGACTTAGATGATGGTGCATCAATACCTGTTGGAGATTATGAAATTATTTTTACCACAGACGGACACACAATTGATCCGTTATTTTTCCCAGGTGGAGATATTGGTAGGATTTCAGCATCAGGAACAATAAACGATGTTTCTGTAATGGGTGCTAAACCATTAGCCATTTCCAATGCAATTATCATGCAAGAGGGTTTTCCTATTGAAGATTTGGATAAAATCATGAAATCTTTAGATGAAGCTTGCCGGGAAGTTGATGTGGCTGTAATAACTGGCGATACTAAAGTAATGCCTCAGGGTAAGCTTGAGGGTATTGTCATGGTCACTACAGGCATTGGAATAGCTAAAAAAGGTGAAGTTGTCCGTGATTCTGGTCTTGAAGTTGGCGATAAAATTATTGTCACTGGTAGTTTGGGGGATCATGGAATGAGTCTCATGTCATTTAGGGAAGGTTTTGGTTTTGAAACTGAGTTGAAGTCTGATGTTGCTCCCATGTGGAATATAATTAAAAAAGCTTTAGAGATTGGTGGAGTTACAGCAATGAAAGACCCTACCCGTGGCGGATTTGCAAACGCCATTAATGAAATGGCTTCAAAGGCAGGTGTGGGGGTTGTCCTTGAACAGGAAGCAATTCCAATAAAAGAGGCAGTTCATGCTGTATCTGAAATGTTAGGCATTGATCCATTTGAAGTAGCTAATGAAGGAAAAGTAGTTATGGGAGTTAAAGCAGATAAGGCTGAAGCGGTCCTTGAAGCCATTAAAGGCGAAAAATATGGTGAGGATGCAGCAATAATTGGTGAAGTTGTTGAAGGGAATTATGTTGTTGTCAATACTCCGATTGGTGGCGAAAGAATTCTTGAAGCACCAATAGCCGATCCAGTTCCTAGAGTTTGTTAAGGTGATAAAATGGCAACTATGTTTACAAGAAGAGTTATTTCATATATTTTTGATTTTATTGTGGTTTCAGCATTAATGGGGGTTTTATCTTTCTTTATATTTTCAATTATGGGACCGAAAAATGTTCATTTGGTTTATCAGTATCTGCCTTATGTGGTGCCTTTTGGAATATTTGTTTACTTTGTCCTTTGTGAAAAATTAGCTGGTGCAAGCATTGGCAAGTCTATAATGTATCTTCAGGTTAAATCTAAAAATGGTGCGGATATCTCTTGGCCGCAAGCTATTGTACGTAATTTAACTAAAATTTACTGGATTCCAATAATTTTCGACTGGCTGATTGGTAAAATATTACATACTGATAGATTATTCAACGACATTACAAAAACTATCGTGATAAATGATAACAGATAAATTTGAGACAGTATTATGATTAAAAAAGTTCAGGTTCTTTGGTATTTAAACAAAGAGGATTTGGAGAATTATTGTATAGATTTTAAAGAATACAAATCTCATAAGCTTGAAGGATATGAAATCGTTGAAGTCGATGAGGATTTAATTTATGATTTATGTGATTATAATCCGGATAGATTGGAACCTTTAGGTTATTTTAAAAACAAAAAAGAACTTGAAAACTATTTGGCCGATACAATAACAAATAATGAATATGATTTAGAGCTTGATTCTCCGGAACTTAGAGAAAAAATTGATAAGGCAATTGGTTCTGTCGAATTCAGCGGTGAGGATTATTATATTTCAATCGGTGAATGCATTGGTTGTGAGGATACTCAAATAGCCAGCTGGTATGATTCACTCAGGAAGGAATATGATAGCTCTTCAAGGGACAATGTGTGGGTTTTGGCCGTAACTGGTTATGATCCTTATGAATTGTCCTTAACCGGAAGAACCTTATCTTATGTTCTTGCAGATATTTTAAATGTTACTGAAGCATCACTAGATAATTTAATACCGAATAAAGGCCATATCACTGTTGAAGAATGGAATGAAATTTTAGACAAGGTATATAAGAAAAACAAAATCTATTTGGGTTTGGATAGGGTTGTTTGACTATACTTCTCCATTTTCAAACTCACTTGGACTAAAATAAGTGGCCTTTGCTAGATTATTGTCCAGCAATTCTTTATTGATGTCCATATTGTCAGTATATACAATAGCTAATGTGCGGCCATATCTGTCTTTTGGCTGTTCATCATCAATATTTAGATATACGGTTTTTCCAAGGCAATTGTCACTAACAAAATTCTTTGCCTGACTTAATCCCGGTTCATCCTCCGGTGTTTTTACTTGTGTTAGTTGCACCCTTCCGACACCATAAACTTGAATCGTGTTTCCGTCAACAACTTCAAGACATTTTCCCACTTTTTCATAGTGTACTGTTTTGCTGTTTATTGTTAAGGTTCCAGTTTGGTTTTCTTGAGTGCTTGTGTCTTCTATAAATACGTTTGCAACGGTCACTATCGTTGTCATTATGGATATGATTAATAGGATAATGGATATTGTTTTCTTATTCATTCTTCACTTCCTCCTTGCTGTTAACTCAACTTATGAGGAAATTTATATGTTTAGTTATTCTTTTGTTAATTTTAGTATAAATTAATTAACATTGAAATTCAAATTAATTTCATGCATTATGTAAATTCTAAAAGTATATTGTCCGGTCAAAATGGGATGAATCTTTATAGGGGATGTAGTCATGGCTGCATATATTGTGATTCTAGAAGCGAAATTTACGGCATGAATCATTTATTTGAGGATATTGAAGTTAAAGAAAATTCACTAGAATTGCTTAAAAAGGAATTGATTAAACGTCCCAAATCCATGATTGGATGCGGTTCCATGAGCGATCCATACATTCCTCTTGAAAAAAACATTAAATTTACTAGAAAAGCATTGAAATTGATAGATAGATATGGATTTGGATTTACATGCATTACCAAGTCGGACCTGATTTTAAGGGATTTGGATTTGCTCAAAAAAATCAATGAAAAATCCAAAGTCGTTGTTCAAATTACCTTAACAACCTCTGATGACGAGTTGTGCCGTATTTTAGAGCCAAATGTTTGCGACACTTCAAGACGTGTTGATGTCCTAAAAATTTTAAATGATAATGATATTCCAACAGTAGTGTGGCTATGTCCAATTTTGCCTTTCATTAATGATACTGAGGAAAATATAAACTCTATTTTAGATTATTGCATTGATAATAATGTTCATGGAGTGGTATGCTTTGAAATGGGACTTACTTTAAGAAAGGGAAATCGCAAATATTTTTATGAAAAATTAAATCAACATTTTCCGAGCCTTAGAGAAAAATACATCACAAAATATGACAATAATTATAATTTGTTAAGTCCCAATAATAATAAATTAATGAATATTTTTAAAAAAAGAACAAGTGAACATGGTATTTTGAATAATAATGATGAAATATTCGGGTATTTATCCGATTTTCCTCAAAAATCTGTTCAATCGAAATTAATCTAAATTATTAAATAACTTGTTTTTCATAACTAATACTGATGAATTTTGATGATTTAAATATTTCAGATGAAATTAAAGATGCAATAAATGATATGGGGTTTGAAAGGCTAACTCCAATTCAGAAATTGTCAATACCTGAAGTTTTAAAAGGAACTGATGTAACTGGTCAGGCACAAACTGGTTCAGGTAAAACTATAGCTTTTACAATTCCTATACTTTCAAAAATATTTATTCCAGACAGATCGCCTCAGGCCATTATCTTATGTCCAACAAGGGAGTTATGTATGCAAGTGGCATCGGAAATTGCAAAAGTTGGAAATAATATCCGGAAACTTAAAGTTTTAGCGGTTTACGGAGGCCAACCGATCGGCAAGCAAACACGTGTTCTTAAAAAAGGGGTTCATATTGTTGTTGGAACACCGGGTCGTGTAATTGACCATATTGATAGAGGCAATCTTGATTTGATAGGTGTTGAAAGTGTTGTTTTGGATGAAGCTGATGAAATGTTGGATATGGGTTTTAGAGAGGATATTGAGACAATTTTAGAAAGTACTCCTCATCAAAGACAAACTTTACTTTTCTCAGCAACAATGCCAAAGGATGTTATAAGAATTGGCAAAAGCTATCAAAAGAATCCTAAATTTATAAAAATTGCCAATAAAAAGAAAAATATTCCAAAAATAACTCAATATGCATTTAAATGCAATATCAAAGATAAGTTTGATGGATTGACCAGATTGATTGAATCATATGATGTCAGGTTGGCTTTGATTTTCTGCAATACTAAAAAGAGTGTTGACTTTGTAGCTAAACACTTGAGAAAACAGGATTTCAATGTGGATAGCCTTCATGGAGACATGAAACAAGTGGTTAGGGATAAAATTATGAATAAATTTAGAAACGGCAACATTAATATATTGGTTGCAACTGATGTTGCTGCCCGTGGTTTGGATGTTGTTGATGTTGGTGCTGTTATCAATTATGATGTCCCTCAAAACAGCGACGATTATGTTCATCGTATTGGAAGAACTGCAAGGGCTGGAAAAAGTGGTTTAGCTTTCATGTTAGTTTCAAAAGATGAAATTCAAAGGTATAATAAGATTAAAAAGGACAATAACATTAAAATAACAGAAAAAGAATTGCCAACTTTTCAGGATATTGAATACATTAAAAACAAGCGAGTTTTAAATAATGCAA
This window of the Methanobrevibacter sp. V74 genome carries:
- a CDS encoding DEAD/DEAH box helicase, whose protein sequence is MNFDDLNISDEIKDAINDMGFERLTPIQKLSIPEVLKGTDVTGQAQTGSGKTIAFTIPILSKIFIPDRSPQAIILCPTRELCMQVASEIAKVGNNIRKLKVLAVYGGQPIGKQTRVLKKGVHIVVGTPGRVIDHIDRGNLDLIGVESVVLDEADEMLDMGFREDIETILESTPHQRQTLLFSATMPKDVIRIGKSYQKNPKFIKIANKKKNIPKITQYAFKCNIKDKFDGLTRLIESYDVRLALIFCNTKKSVDFVAKHLRKQDFNVDSLHGDMKQVVRDKIMNKFRNGNINILVATDVAARGLDVVDVGAVINYDVPQNSDDYVHRIGRTARAGKSGLAFMLVSKDEIQRYNKIKKDNNIKITEKELPTFQDIEYIKNKRVLNNAKSLIEEGNLDEYLKIIKNELECSGVDMAAALLKMIREN